From Asterias rubens chromosome 3, eAstRub1.3, whole genome shotgun sequence, the proteins below share one genomic window:
- the LOC117288413 gene encoding uncharacterized protein LOC117288413 yields the protein MKFFFKGTQGNKSAGRGPWKMSAYATNSSREVFGASEVTGLLSDADARQGGTVEFVSKTVVLEEMSGCPGDRTFACYLLSKGNGYPVSSACFHVQLPCPGSILKTF from the exons ATGAAGTTCTTCTTCAAAGGGACGCAGGGAAACAAGTCGGCCGGGAGAGGGCCGTGGAAAATGTCGGCCTACGCCACTAACTCGTCCAGGGAGGTGTTCGGCGCATCGGAGGTGACGGGGCTTCTGAGTGACGCCGACGCCAGACAAGGTGGTACCGTGGAATTCGTCTCTAAGACCGTAGTCCTGGAGGAAATGAGTGGATGTCCCGGCGACAGAACGTTTGCTTGCTATCTACTGTCCAAAGGGAACGGTTATCCCGTGTCAAGCGCTTGCTTTCATGTGCAACTACCTTGCCCAG GTTCTATACTCAAGACATTCTGA
- the LOC117288270 gene encoding uncharacterized protein LOC117288270, translating to MASTMLFTAVIAAFLFLAAEGKYEKSASFVGNPNWIDSAHTKIGAVFKFDGEFIAGTQGKWAMYAYGSDTDVSDQEDLIQGSPQLLSEADQDQGDDVHFESQQAVFTGLKGCSGDRKNFGCFILYRGDIKKISLCMGFQPSCPVLD from the exons ATGGCCAGCACAATGCTATTCACAGCAGTAATTGCTGCCTTCTTGTTCCTTGCAG ccgaAGGAAAATACGAAAAGAGTGCGAGTTTCGTTGGCAATCCCAACTGGATTGACAGTGCTCACACCAAAATTGGAGCTGTCTTCAAGTTCGACGGTGAATTTATAGCAGGCACTCAGGGAAAGTGGGCAATGTACGCCTACGGTAGTGATACAGACGTCAGTGACCAGGAAGATTTGATCCAGGGCTCCCCCCAATTACTCAGCGAAGCCGACCAGGATCAGGGTGACGATGTGCACTTCGAATCGCAACAAGCGGTTTTCACGGGATTGAAAGGCTGTTCCGGAGATCGTAAAAACTTCGGGTGCTTCATCTTATACAGAGGAGACATAAAGAAGATCAGCTTGTGCATGGGTTTCCAACCCTCTTGCCCTGTACTAG ATTAA